A genomic region of Chryseobacterium sp. KACC 21268 contains the following coding sequences:
- a CDS encoding response regulator: MFTRVLIAEDFESSSLSVQKALDDLKISDPKYVSYCDDAISRIKMGIQENTPFELLITDLSFEEDHRAQNIKTGQELIDAAKNLQPELKVIVFSVNKKQGIIDKLFEKQEINAYVRKAREDVKDLKKAIQKVYKNEKHLSYDLKGKEKNAFEFSEYDTLLVSLLAQGILLKDIPNYLKENEIKPSSMSAVEKRLKEIKESLEVNSNEQLIAFCKDFGII, translated from the coding sequence ATGTTTACAAGAGTTCTAATTGCAGAAGATTTCGAAAGCTCTAGCCTCTCTGTCCAAAAGGCATTGGATGATCTCAAGATATCCGACCCAAAATATGTCAGTTACTGCGATGATGCGATCAGCAGGATAAAAATGGGCATCCAAGAAAATACACCTTTTGAATTACTAATCACCGACCTGTCCTTTGAAGAAGACCATAGAGCGCAAAATATCAAAACCGGTCAAGAATTGATAGATGCTGCAAAAAACCTACAACCAGAACTAAAAGTGATCGTCTTCTCTGTCAACAAAAAGCAAGGCATTATAGATAAGCTTTTCGAAAAGCAGGAGATCAATGCATATGTTCGAAAAGCCAGAGAAGATGTAAAAGACCTGAAGAAGGCAATCCAAAAAGTTTACAAGAATGAGAAACATCTTTCCTATGACCTCAAAGGAAAAGAGAAAAACGCTTTCGAATTTTCTGAGTACGACACTTTGCTTGTTTCTTTGTTAGCCCAAGGAATACTTTTAAAAGACATTCCTAATTACTTAAAAGAAAACGAAATTAAACCTTCCAGCATGAGTGCCGTAGAAAAAAGACTGAAAGAGATCAAAGAATCTTTGGAGGTCAACAGCAACGAACAGCTGATTGCGTTCTGCAAAGATTTCGGAATTATCTAA
- a CDS encoding DUF6232 family protein: protein METTIQNETTFYQDSTVTVTQSRFVTQSKTYAMRNISSVHIFEIVKSKMKAILLILIGIPLFFSGKTILFAFILIALGIWWFIYIKNEYAVRISTNAGEANSIISKDKIYIQKIVNALSDAIIHRG from the coding sequence ATGGAAACAACAATACAAAACGAAACAACTTTTTATCAAGATTCAACAGTAACTGTTACACAATCAAGATTCGTAACTCAATCAAAGACTTATGCAATGAGAAATATTTCATCGGTACATATTTTTGAAATTGTAAAAAGTAAAATGAAAGCAATACTTCTTATCTTGATCGGAATCCCATTATTCTTTTCCGGGAAAACAATTCTTTTTGCATTCATTCTGATAGCATTAGGAATCTGGTGGTTCATTTATATAAAAAATGAATATGCAGTAAGAATCAGCACCAATGCCGGAGAAGCCAACAGTATCATTTCTAAAGATAAAATCTATATTCAAAAAATTGTTAATGCTTTAAGCGACGCAATAATTCACAGAGGATAA